A section of the Trichoplusia ni isolate ovarian cell line Hi5 unplaced genomic scaffold, tn1 tig00000942, whole genome shotgun sequence genome encodes:
- the LOC113507191 gene encoding uncharacterized protein LOC113507191, which translates to MIQAVKRLSLPLSPTNDNVSGIGDASAPILGDITCLIGTKDKILFKLNLHVISTICGDQPIAKLNTSGWTHIESKPLADPGFDLPGPIDILLGAEVFADSLLNQHIKGNANQPIALNSVFGWLLLGKTRLASNALVHASGKNDIDLNSLVQRFWELDCVPKASLLTPEEVFCEQKFLSDHCRDTFGRYTVRLPFKDDSEPKFEGSRDVALRRFHAIERRLSRDPDLQKEYANFMTDYLDAGHMSLVPGNELSQGKYYIPHHCVLRPDSATTRLRVVFDASAKDAHSRSLNDTQLIGPKLQPNILEILLRFRVHNIVFMADVRQMYRQILISQADRDYQRIFWRTTPTECLQEYRLNTVTYGVSSSPFLACRTLRQLAEDEGNQYPIAKGIILSDVYIDDVASGSDTLEHAQQAKDQLIALFKLGGFHLRKWVSNNAQLLLDLPIQDRLTGSVSLDNYETQILKILGLKWDPHTDAFLFEIQPLDRPCTKRSILSELGRVFDPLGFLSPITIQIKTYIQKLWILGIGWDQTPPDEVIDSTVVLSWLRAHSSRWVTFVANRPVAFIISGSPTEWKLND; encoded by the exons ATGATTCAG GCAGTGAAACGTCTAAGCTTACCACTTAGTCCAACTAACGACAACGTCAGCGGTATCGGAGATGCTTCAGCGCCGATTCTTGGTGACATCACGTGTTTGATAGGCACAAaggataaaatcttatttaaattgaacttgCACGTCATATCAACAATATGCGGCGATCAACCGATAGCAAAACTTAATACATCTGGGTGGACCCACATTGAATCGAAACCCTTAGCAGATCCTGGTTTTGATCTCCCGGGACCTATCGACATATTGCTCGGCGCGGAGGTGTTTGCTGACTCGCTTCTAAATCAACATATCAAAGGCAATGCAAATCAACCGATAGCTCTTAACTCTGTTTTCGGTTGGCTTCTTTTGGGCAAAACTCGTCTAGCTTCAAACGCCTTAGTGCACGCATCGGGTAAAAACGACATCGACTTGAATTCGTTAGTTCAACGTTTCTGGGAGTTAGACTGCGTACCCAAGGCGTCTCTTCTGACTCCAGAGGAGGTGTTTTGCGAACAAAAGTTCTTATCCGACCATTGCCGCGATACGTTTGGACGATACACAGTACGCTTACCATTCAAAGATGATAGCGAACCGAAGTTTGAAGGTTCTCGTGACGTTGCACTTAGACGATTTCATGCAATAGAACGTAGGCTGTCTCGTGACCCTGACTTACAAAAGGAATACGCGAATTTTATGACAGATTACTTGGACGCCGGTCATATGTCTTTGGTTCCCGGGAATGAACTCAGTCAGgggaaatattatattccacatCATTGCGTTTTGCGTCCTGACTCTGCTACCACCCGTCTCCGCGTTGTCTTTGACGCGTCGGCCAAGGATGCCCACTCTCGGTCTTTAAACGACACTCAACTAATCGGTCCCAAGTTACAACCGAACATTCTAGAAATTCTATTGCGATTTAgggtacataatattgtttttatggctGACGTTCGACAAATGTACCGTCAAATTCTTATTTCCCAAGCCGATCGTGACTACCAGCGCATTTTTTGGAGAACCACTCCTACAGAATGTCTTCAAGAATACCGTTTGAATACTGTAACATATGGCGTTTCATCTTCACCCTTTCTTGCGTGTCGTACTCTGCGACAGCTTGCCGAGGACGAGGGCAATCAGTATCCCATAGCAAAGGGAATCATTCTGTCTGACGTATATATCGACGACGTGGCCAGTGGTTCCGACACGCTAGAACACGCCCAACAGGCAAAGGACCAACTAATCGCCTTGTTCAAATTAGGTGGCTTCCATCTTAGGAAGTGGGTGTCTAACAATGCGCAACTTCTGCTTGACCTCCCTATTCAAGATCGTCTCACTGGTTCTGTCTCTCTCGATAACTATGaaactcaaattttaaaaattctcggCCTAAAATGGGATCCTCACACAGATGCATTTCTTTTCGAAATCCAACCTCTCGACCGGCCTTGTACCAAACGATCGATTCTCAGCGAACTAGGTAGAGTGTTCGACCCTCTAGGATTTTTGTCTCCCAttacaattcaaatcaaaacctATATCCAGAAACTTTGGATCCTTGGTATCGGATGGGATCAAACACCGCCTGATGAGGTCATTG ACTCGACGGTAGTTCTTTCATGGTTGCGAGCCCATTCTTCCCGCTGGGTAACATTCGTCGCCAACAGA CCAGTAGCCTTCATCATCTCAGGATCACCAACGGAGTGGAAGCTCAACGACTAG